One window from the genome of Salvia splendens isolate huo1 chromosome 9, SspV2, whole genome shotgun sequence encodes:
- the LOC121746448 gene encoding uncharacterized protein LOC121746448, which yields MSGNPMGDDDDDALSEICALKDALCDQQELLQKLYNELDAEREASASAASEALAVILRLQGEKAAVKMEAEHYKRLAEEKIWHAEESLAMVEDAVYQKEMEVAALDYLVQAYRYKLLRIGYVDHGFNGETSRMPCRGKTVEEMYVDSGKKIDSYWVKIRRLNEKVKEIAGGRSETRSPSLSLSSRVSRGSLYDPTTNEGSLCQPNKMMDGSGQAESSDCVAAADNSCSTSTHDVFEVPQVEGRCELMEKDEIKNFERENVVLPEAVKLCARDEPKWLNMMLQSSQVSDVECRLVVAPPETSTAQFHRMLSKVGLRSEIVEDDRPVKCSTTNRDELNLLNEISEKVNLLHDDIRSLKATKAFSTREEEEEEEEEPSLAMALLAEEMLSFWL from the exons ATGTCTGGGAATCCGAtgggtgatgatgatgatgatgctttGTCTGAGATTTGTGCTCTAAAAGATGCACTATGTGATCAGCAGGAGCTTCTGCAGAAGCTCTACAATGAGTTGGATGCAGAGAGGGAGGCCTCTGCCTCCGCTGCCAGCGAGGCGCTGGCTGTGATCCTCCGGCTTCAGGGGGAGAAGGCGGCGGTGAAGATGGAGGCCGAGCATTACAAGAGGCTTGCGGAGGAGAAGATATGGCACGCTGAGGAATCTCTAGCCATGGTTGAAGATGCAGTTTATCAGAAGGAAATGGAGGTGGCTGCTTTGGACTATCTAGTGCAGGCTTATAGGTATAAGTTGTTGAGGATTGGTTATGTTGATCACGGCTTCAATGGGGAGACAAGCCGCATGCCATGTAGGGGGAAGACGGTTGAGGAAATGTATGTGGATTCGGGGAAAAAGATCGATAGCTATTGGGTGAAGATTAGGAGGTTGAATGAGAAGGTGAAGGAGATTGCAGGAGGGAGGAGTGAGACACGGTCTCCCTCTTTGTCCTTGTCTTCTCGTGTGAGTAGAGGGAGTTTGTATGATCCCACCACGAATGAGGGCAGTTTGTGTCAACCAAACAAGATGATGGATGGTAGTGGTCAGGCTGAGAGTTCAGATTGTGTTGCTGCTGCTGATAATTCTTGTTCAACGAGCACTCATGACGTGTTTGAAGTTCCACAAGTTGAAGGGAGGTGTGAACTGATGGAGAAAGATGAAATCAAGAATTTTGAAAGAGAAAATGTCGTTTTGCCAGAGGCTGTGAAGTTGTGTGCTAGAGACGAGCCCAAGTGGCTCAATATGATGTTGCAGTCGAGCCAAGTGAGTGATGTTGAGTGTCGTTTGGTTGTTGCACCGCCAGAAACAAGCACGGCTCAGTTTCATAGGATGCTGAGTAAAGTTGGTTTGAGATCAGAGATTGTTGAAGATGACAGACCAGTAAAATGTAGTACCACTAACAGAGACGAACTGAACTTGTTGAATGAGATATCTGAAAAGGTGAATTTGTTGCATGATGATATCAGGAGTTTAAAGGCAACAAAAGCATTCTCTActagagaagaagaagaagaagaagaagaagagccaTCCTTGGCTATGGCTCTTCTAGCCGag GAAATGCTCTCCTTTTGGCTCTGA
- the LOC121746539 gene encoding diphthine methyltransferase homolog isoform X2: MEVGHCFLDGSADAVEFCGHESYHNVLAASTYVLQEGDQPTRSGSITLFDVDAEAGRFELIQKVETAGIFDIKWSPGLLPLLAQADADGCVKLYSLPCSGSDSAELGSNCLTEVQGKCISSSMCLCIDWNSHATSVAVGLSDGSVSIVSLDESQLNILQEWKAHDFELWAASFDIQQPMLIYTGSDDCKFSCWDLREDPSQLVFQNTKAHKMGVCCIAKSPHDPNGLLTGSYDEHLRIWDTRLTSRPVSESSICLGGGVWRVKHHPHVPGLVLTACMHNGFALVKFRADQVEVIETYTKHDSLAYGADWQRGNAFVSGKKKRSAIATCSFYDRLLRVWTPQSDNVFE, from the exons ATGGAGGTGGGGCATTGCTTCTTAGATGGGAGCGCAGATGCTGTGGAGTTTTGTGGCCATGAGTCGTACCACAACGTGCTTGCAGCCTCTACTTACGTACTTCAAGAGGGTGATCAGCCCACTCGATCAGGGAGCATAACGCTCTTCGATGTAGATGCTGAGGCAGGCCGTTTTGAGTTGATTCAGAAAGTTGAAACAGCTGGGATTTTCGATATCAAATGGAGCCCGGGGCTCCTGCCCTTGCTTGCGCAAGCCGATGCTGATGGTTGTGTAAAGCTCTATAGCCTGCCTTGCTCTGGGTCAGATTCTGCTGAATTAGGCA GTAATTGCTTAACTGAAGTTCAGGGTAAATGCATCAGCTCCTCCATGTGCTTGTGCATAGATTGGAATTCGCATGCCACATCCGTGGCAGTCGGCCTCTCTGATGGATCAGTTTCCATAGTCTCATTAGATGAGTCGCAGCTCAACATTCTGCAAGAATGGAAAGCACATGACTTTGAGCTTTGGGCTGCCTCGTTTGACATCCAGCAGCCGATGCTAATATACACAGGTTCAGATGACTGTAAGTTCAGCTGCTGGGACCTACGCGAGGACCCTTCTCAGTTGGTTTTCCAGAACACAAAAGCTCACAAAATGGGAGTGTGCTGCATAGCAAAGAGCCCTCACGACCCCAACGGTTTGCTCACTGGTAGCTATGACGAGCACCTGAGAATATGGGACACCAGATTAACTTCAAGACCGGTGAGTGAATCTTCGATATGTCTAGGTGGAGGAGTTTGGAGGGTGAAGCACCACCCACATGTACCAGGGCTGGTGTTAACAGCTTGTATGCACAACGGTTTCGCACTCGTTAAATTTCGAGCGGATCAAGTCGAGGTGATTGAGACATATACGAAGCATGACTCACTTGCATATGGAGCTGACTGGCAAAGAGGAAATGCATTTGTGTCTGGAAAGAAGAAGAGGTCTGCAATTGCTACATGCTCGTTTTATGATCGACTGCTTCGTGTCTGGACACCACAAAGCGATAATGTATTTGAATGA
- the LOC121746539 gene encoding diphthine methyltransferase homolog isoform X1, with amino-acid sequence MNYVILSKHATCSTKCVSGLDLFDSCSGTLMEVGHCFLDGSADAVEFCGHESYHNVLAASTYVLQEGDQPTRSGSITLFDVDAEAGRFELIQKVETAGIFDIKWSPGLLPLLAQADADGCVKLYSLPCSGSDSAELGSNCLTEVQGKCISSSMCLCIDWNSHATSVAVGLSDGSVSIVSLDESQLNILQEWKAHDFELWAASFDIQQPMLIYTGSDDCKFSCWDLREDPSQLVFQNTKAHKMGVCCIAKSPHDPNGLLTGSYDEHLRIWDTRLTSRPVSESSICLGGGVWRVKHHPHVPGLVLTACMHNGFALVKFRADQVEVIETYTKHDSLAYGADWQRGNAFVSGKKKRSAIATCSFYDRLLRVWTPQSDNVFE; translated from the exons ATGAACTATGTAATTCTGAGTAAGCATGCAACGTGTTCGACGAAATGCGTGAGTGGGCTGGACTTGTTTGATTCGTGTTCAGGTACATTGATGGAGGTGGGGCATTGCTTCTTAGATGGGAGCGCAGATGCTGTGGAGTTTTGTGGCCATGAGTCGTACCACAACGTGCTTGCAGCCTCTACTTACGTACTTCAAGAGGGTGATCAGCCCACTCGATCAGGGAGCATAACGCTCTTCGATGTAGATGCTGAGGCAGGCCGTTTTGAGTTGATTCAGAAAGTTGAAACAGCTGGGATTTTCGATATCAAATGGAGCCCGGGGCTCCTGCCCTTGCTTGCGCAAGCCGATGCTGATGGTTGTGTAAAGCTCTATAGCCTGCCTTGCTCTGGGTCAGATTCTGCTGAATTAGGCA GTAATTGCTTAACTGAAGTTCAGGGTAAATGCATCAGCTCCTCCATGTGCTTGTGCATAGATTGGAATTCGCATGCCACATCCGTGGCAGTCGGCCTCTCTGATGGATCAGTTTCCATAGTCTCATTAGATGAGTCGCAGCTCAACATTCTGCAAGAATGGAAAGCACATGACTTTGAGCTTTGGGCTGCCTCGTTTGACATCCAGCAGCCGATGCTAATATACACAGGTTCAGATGACTGTAAGTTCAGCTGCTGGGACCTACGCGAGGACCCTTCTCAGTTGGTTTTCCAGAACACAAAAGCTCACAAAATGGGAGTGTGCTGCATAGCAAAGAGCCCTCACGACCCCAACGGTTTGCTCACTGGTAGCTATGACGAGCACCTGAGAATATGGGACACCAGATTAACTTCAAGACCGGTGAGTGAATCTTCGATATGTCTAGGTGGAGGAGTTTGGAGGGTGAAGCACCACCCACATGTACCAGGGCTGGTGTTAACAGCTTGTATGCACAACGGTTTCGCACTCGTTAAATTTCGAGCGGATCAAGTCGAGGTGATTGAGACATATACGAAGCATGACTCACTTGCATATGGAGCTGACTGGCAAAGAGGAAATGCATTTGTGTCTGGAAAGAAGAAGAGGTCTGCAATTGCTACATGCTCGTTTTATGATCGACTGCTTCGTGTCTGGACACCACAAAGCGATAATGTATTTGAATGA